One genomic window of Candidatus Nitrospira inopinata includes the following:
- the rsmH gene encoding 16S rRNA (cytosine(1402)-N(4))-methyltransferase RsmH — translation MWFECGDRLVHIPVLITEVTGWLLSQNPRVILDCTVGYGGHAEILLRNSDSTMKLIGLDRDGEAIASSKERLAEFGDRVTLKQTDYRDLKCCLMDMGVPQVGGVLFDLGVSSPQFDDPQRGFSFREDGPLDMRMDQTAGVTAATLVNRESEHALADIIYQYGDERYARRIARAIVRARERSPIKTTGELASIIAKAVPSAYRHGRIHCATRAFQALRIAVNRELESLEPALDDAADLLAPGGRLCVVSFHSLEDRIVKRVFRALAQGPGARLSVLTKKPIVPSDEECRENPRARSAKLRVAERVVERTTR, via the coding sequence ATTTGGTTTGAATGTGGAGATCGATTGGTACACATTCCAGTTCTGATAACTGAAGTCACAGGATGGCTACTTTCTCAGAATCCACGAGTCATTCTTGATTGCACGGTGGGATATGGCGGGCATGCTGAAATACTTCTGAGAAATTCGGATTCAACCATGAAATTGATCGGTCTGGATCGTGACGGTGAGGCGATCGCCTCTTCAAAGGAGCGGTTGGCGGAATTTGGAGATCGGGTGACGTTAAAACAGACAGATTATCGGGATCTCAAATGTTGCCTGATGGACATGGGAGTTCCGCAAGTTGGGGGCGTGTTGTTTGATTTGGGAGTGTCGTCCCCTCAATTTGACGATCCCCAGCGAGGGTTCAGCTTCCGGGAAGACGGGCCGCTCGACATGCGCATGGACCAGACGGCGGGGGTGACGGCGGCGACGTTGGTCAATCGGGAGTCGGAGCATGCCCTGGCGGACATCATCTACCAGTATGGGGACGAGCGGTATGCCAGACGGATCGCCCGCGCGATCGTGCGGGCGAGAGAGCGAAGCCCTATTAAGACGACGGGCGAGCTGGCGTCGATCATCGCCAAGGCGGTTCCCTCCGCCTATCGCCACGGACGGATTCATTGTGCGACGAGAGCGTTTCAGGCCCTGAGGATCGCCGTCAACCGCGAACTTGAAAGTCTGGAACCCGCGCTCGACGACGCGGCGGACCTGTTGGCGCCGGGAGGAAGACTGTGCGTCGTTTCCTTTCATTCGCTCGAAGATCGCATCGTGAAGCGGGTGTTTCGTGCGCTGGCGCAAGGGCCGGGCGCGCGGCTTTCGGTGCTCACCAAAAAGCCCATCGTTCCCTCGGACGAGGAATGTCGGGAAAATCCACGGGCGCGCAGCGCCAAGCTGCGAGTCGCCGAACGCGTGGTGGAAAGGACGACGCGATGA
- the ftsL gene encoding cell division protein FtsL, giving the protein MRILACLGGLCLVLAFVWERGDIVRVGYQIQRLKAEKTRLERERDHLRVQLSALSAPDRIAKVATERLGMTLPQDGQIVMVNSRPASPSVPRPVPVEIRVARNDAGEGGR; this is encoded by the coding sequence ATGAGGATTCTGGCCTGCCTTGGCGGCTTGTGCCTGGTGCTGGCGTTTGTGTGGGAGCGCGGCGACATCGTGCGGGTCGGATACCAGATCCAACGGCTCAAGGCCGAGAAGACGCGCCTTGAGCGAGAGCGCGATCATCTTCGCGTGCAACTGTCCGCGCTCAGCGCGCCGGATCGCATCGCCAAAGTGGCGACCGAACGGCTGGGTATGACGTTGCCGCAGGACGGGCAGATCGTCATGGTGAACTCCAGGCCGGCGAGCCCCTCCGTTCCGCGGCCCGTTCCGGTTGAAATCCGCGTGGCGCGAAACGACGCGGGCGAAGGGGGGAGATAG